A genomic stretch from Acetonema longum DSM 6540 includes:
- the yajC gene encoding preprotein translocase subunit YajC, giving the protein MDLAGLPLEVTQMIQTIWPIALMALIFYFLLYRPQKKEQTKRANMLNSLKKGDRVVTIGGIHGTIIAMTDKVITLKVAEKVEIDVSRSAIGGQQNA; this is encoded by the coding sequence ATGGACTTGGCAGGTTTACCGCTCGAAGTTACCCAAATGATACAAACGATTTGGCCTATCGCGCTGATGGCCTTGATATTCTATTTTTTATTATATCGGCCGCAAAAGAAAGAACAGACAAAACGGGCTAACATGTTAAACAGCCTGAAAAAAGGTGACCGCGTTGTTACGATCGGCGGGATACACGGCACGATTATCGCGATGACCGATAAGGTGATTACATTAAAAGTGGCGGAAAAAGTAGAGATTGATGTGTCGCGCAGCGCCATTGGCGGGCAGCAAAATGCTTAG
- a CDS encoding PP2C family protein-serine/threonine phosphatase, which yields MEIKVGIAKTNKYAVSDCGDSVETVERPRGGISIMLADGQGSGKAAKMTSSLVVNKAAQLIAEGARDGAVARAVHDYLYAMKDGKVSSTLTILSADYDAQILLFCRNSNCPVIVRGQFGIDVYEQEVAPIGVHKQMKPLLEQTILEPGTILVSYSDGVQAAGRKRGKVMDREHIIKIIEKHSPGDATFIAEFILEYALELDDYRPGDDMTVIVMGVTETETDHKIEKISVSFPGPS from the coding sequence ATGGAGATAAAAGTCGGTATTGCTAAGACAAATAAATATGCGGTATCCGATTGCGGCGACAGCGTAGAAACGGTGGAGCGTCCCCGCGGCGGGATTTCGATCATGCTGGCGGATGGGCAGGGCAGCGGCAAAGCGGCGAAGATGACCAGCAGTCTGGTTGTAAACAAGGCGGCGCAGCTGATTGCCGAAGGCGCCCGTGATGGCGCTGTGGCCAGGGCAGTGCACGATTATTTGTATGCGATGAAAGACGGAAAAGTTTCTTCCACACTCACGATCCTCAGCGCGGACTATGATGCGCAGATTCTTCTGTTTTGCCGGAATTCAAATTGTCCGGTCATTGTAAGGGGGCAATTCGGCATCGATGTTTATGAACAGGAAGTCGCCCCCATTGGCGTGCATAAACAGATGAAGCCCCTCTTAGAGCAAACCATCCTGGAACCGGGGACCATCCTGGTATCCTATTCGGACGGCGTTCAGGCAGCAGGGCGCAAACGGGGAAAGGTGATGGACCGGGAACACATTATTAAAATCATTGAAAAACATTCACCGGGAGATGCGACCTTTATTGCCGAGTTTATCTTAGAATATGCACTGGAATTAGACGATTATCGTCCGGGGGATGATATGACTGTGATTGTGATGGGAGTAACGGAAACCGAAACGGATCATAAAATTGAAAAGATCAGCGTTTCATTCCCCGGACCCAGTTAA